A genomic window from Punica granatum isolate Tunisia-2019 chromosome 2, ASM765513v2, whole genome shotgun sequence includes:
- the LOC116197825 gene encoding mitochondrial import receptor subunit TOM20-like, whose protein sequence is MEMQSDFDRLLFFEHARKTAEATYQMNPQDADNLTRWGGALLELSQFQNVSDSKKMIEDAITRLEEALSLNPNKHDALWCLGNAHTSHAFLTSDQEEAKVYFDKAAGYFQQAVSEDPNNELYTKSLEVAAKAPQLHKEIHQQAAAAAASEPSTSSRTKTTKKKQKSTDLKYDILGWVILAVGVVAWVGFAKSHMPPPPPPPPR, encoded by the exons ATGGAGATGCAGAGCGATTTCGATCGCCTCCTCTTCTTCGAGCACGCCCGCAAGACGGCGGAAGCCACCTACCAAATGAACCCTCAGGACGCCGAC AACCTGACTCGGTGGGGAGGAGCTCTGCTGGAGCTGTCTCAGTTTCAGAACGTTTCCGACTCTAAGAAGATGATTGAAG ATGCTATTACGAGGCTGGAGGAAGCATTGTCCTTAAACCCTAACAAACATGACGCTCTATGGTGTCTCGGAAATGCTCATACTTCTCATGCCTTTTTGACTTCTGATCAAGAGGAGGCCAAGGTTTACTTTGACAAGGCAGCTGGTTACTTCCAGCAAGCCGTTTCCGAG GATCCAAATAATGAGCTTTATACCAAATCTTTGGAAGTGGCTGCAAAG GCCCCGCAGCTACACAAGGAAATCCACCAAcaggctgctgctgctgcagctTCTGAGCCTTCAACTTCTTCTCGCACAAAG ACAACTAAGAAGAAGCAGAAAAGCACTGATCTTAAGTATGATATCCTCGGATGGGTGATCCTCGCAGTTGGTGTTGTTGCGTGGGTTGGCTTTGCAAAATCTCACatgccgccgccgccgcctccTCCTCCAAGATAA
- the LOC116198194 gene encoding ribonucleoside-diphosphate reductase small chain — MPSIPEEPLLAANSDRFCMFPIKYPEVWEMYKKAEASFWTAEEVDLSQDTRHWENLTSGERHFVTHILAFFAASDGIVLENLAARFMKEVQISEARAFYGFQIAIENIHSEMYSLLLETYIKDSAEKDRLFRAIETVPCVKKKAEWAMQWIDGSESFAERVIAFACVEGIFFSGSFCAIFWLKKRGLMPGLTFSNELISRDEGLHCDFACLIYSLLRSKLSEEKVKSIVRDAVEIEREFVCDALPCALVGMNGDLMGQYIEFVADRLLVALGCGKVYDAANPFDWMELISLQGKTNFFEKRVGEYQKASVMSSINGNGATHVFTKDEDF, encoded by the coding sequence atgcCTTCGATTCCTGAGGAGCCTCTGCTGGCCGCGAACTCCGACAGGTTCTGCATGTTCCCAATCAAGTATCCCGAGGTGTGGGAAATGTACAAGAAGGCGGAGGCCTCCTTCTGGACGGCGGAGGAGGTGGACCTCTCCCAGGACACCCGCCACTGGGAGAATCTAACCTCCGGCGAGCGCCATTTCGTCACCCATATCCTCGCTTTCTTCGCCGCCTCTGACGGGATCGTCCTCGAGAACCTCGCCGCCCGGTTCATGAAGGAGGTCCAGATCTCCGAGGCCCGCGCCTTCTATGGCTTCCAGATCGCCATTGAGAACATCCACTCCGAGATGTACAGTCTGCTCCTCGAGACCTACATCAAGGACTCCGCCGAGAAGGACCGCCTGTTCCGGGCGATCGAGACCGTCCCCTGCGTGAAGAAGAAGGCGGAGTGGGCCATGCAGTGGATCGACGGCTCCGAGTCGTTCGCGGAGAGGGTGATTGCATTTGCCTGCGTGGAGGGGATCTTCTTCTCCGGGAGCTTCTGTGCCATCTTCTGGCTGAAGAAGCGGGGGCTGATGCCGGGGCTCACCTTCTCGAACGAGCTGATCTCGAGGGACGAGGGACTCCACTGCGACTTCGCCTGCCTGATCTACTCCCTCCTCCGGTCGAAGCTCAGCGAGGAGAAAGTGAAGTCGATAGTGCGGGACGCGGTGGAGATCGAGAGGGAGTTTGTATGCGACGCGCTGCCGTGCGCGCTGGTGGGGATGAACGGCGACCTCATGGGGCAGTACATAGAGTTCGTGGCGGACCGGCTGCTGGTGGCGTTGGGCTGCGGGAAGGTGTACGACGCGGCCAACCCCTTCGACTGGATGGAGCTGATATCGCTGCAAGGGAAGACCAACTTCTTCGAGAAGAGGGTCGGGGAGTACCAGAAGGCCTCCGTGATGTCGAGCATCAACGGCAACGGCGCCACCCATGTCTTCACTAAGGATGAGGACTTCTAA
- the LOC116193650 gene encoding uncharacterized protein LOC116193650 — translation MASPSSSSSTSSAHRAGELQGSGMLSKEQLLHLFDRFSFLTSLPDVKKRIADAVQDKQEAVAVTTAIQEEIFQEMGTDPRFGIACLGKVNMVYESDQDLMIQFYKFIAREEMACDEAEIGPDEFAERMHYHQKLQEQQLEMLEQMRKFHLDDQSVILEKLCHQLESANFENEASVLSSEEIQEIVRRKVSPLFKPRGAG, via the exons ATGGCGTCgccctcatcttcttcctctactTCCTCTGCACATAGAGCTGGAGAGTTGCAGGGCTCCGGAATGCTCTCCAAGGAACAGCTGCTTCATCTCTTCGACCGCTTCTCCTTCCTCACCTCTCTGCCCG ATGTTAAGAAGCGGATTGCTGATGCTGTGCAGGACAAACAA GAAGCTGTTGCTGTAACTACAGCCATCCAAGAAGAGATTTTTCAGGAGATGGGTACTG ATCCAAGGTTTGGTATAGCATGTCTTGGAAAAGTGAATATGGTTTATGAGAGTGACCAGGACTTGATGATTCAGTTCTATAAATTCATTGCAAG AGAAGAAATGGCCTGTGATGAAGCTGAGATAGGACCTGATGAGTTTGCAGAAAGAATGCATTATCATCAAAAACTGCAGGAGCAG CAACTGGAGATGCTGGAGCAAATGCGCAAATTTCACCTAGATGATCAATCAGTAATACTAGAAAAG TTGTGCCATCAGTTGGAAAGTGCCAACTTCGAGAATGAAGCGTCTGTACTGTCATCGGAAGAAATACAAGAGATTGTTCGAAGGAAGGTCTCGCCTCTATTTAAGCCCAG AGGAGCAGGCTGA
- the LOC116193649 gene encoding probable methyltransferase At1g27930, giving the protein MKKRLFDSEMKAHRFNLDKLSLTGVLAAIVATGGVLLIAAAFLTRGSKSASAATTALLCSLTSSSGGGPGYPAQYDATPMQLKAILHYATSRVVPQQTLAEVRLSFDVLMELSPCNFLVFGLGYDSLMWAGLNPRGTTVFLEEDPKWLHTVSERNPSLRAFHVNYNTQLSEADDLLSVARDDPECAPDRVRLGSRSRCRLMLPGLPDEIYDKEWDVIMIDAPRGYFPEAPGRMGAIFTAAAMAWRRVKPGVTHVFLHDVDRRVEKLYAKEFLCMSNKVEGTGRLWHFKISPSSNTSRSTFCS; this is encoded by the exons ATGAAGAAACGCCTCTTCGATTCCGAGATGAAGGCCCACCGCTTCAACCTCGACAAGCTCTCCCTCACCGGGGTCCTCGCAGCCATTGTGGCCACCGGCGGGGTCCTGCTCATTGCTGCCGCGTTCCTCACGAGGGGAAGCAAGTCAGCTTCTGCGGCCACCACCGCCCTCCTCTGTTCCCTCACGTCGTCCTCTGGCGGCGGGCCCGGGTATCCGGCCCAGTATGATGCCACGCCGATGCAGCTTAAGGCGATCCTCCACTATGCTACGTCACGGGTGGTCCCACAACAGACACTGGCGGAGGTGAGGCTGTCGTTTGACGTGCTGATGGAGCTGTCGCCTTGCAACTTCCTGGTGTTCGGGCTGGGATACGACTCGCTCATGTGGGCGGGGCTGAACCCGCGGGGCACCACAGTGTTCCTCGAGGAGGACCCCAAGTGGCTCCACACTGTGTCCGAGAGGAACCCTAGCCTACGCGCCTTCCATGTGAACTACAACACGCAGCTCTCTGAGGCTGACGACCTCCTCTCCGTAGCCCGGGACGACCCCGAGTGTGCCCCTGACCGGGTCCGCCTTGGGAGCCGGTCTAGATGCAG GTTAATGTTGCCGGGACTACCAGACGAGATATACGACAAAGAGTGGGATGTGATAATGATCGATGCGCCAAGGGGTTACTTCCCGGAGGCTCCAGGGAGGATGGGGGCCATCTTCACAGCAGCGGCGATGGCATGGAGGCGGGTGAAGCCCGGGGTGACCCATGTGTTCCTACACGATGTGGATCGGAGGGTGGAGAAGCTGTACGCGAAGGAGTTCCTGTGCATGAGCAACAAGGTGGAAGGCACGGGCCGGCTCTGGCACTTCAAGATCTCGCCGTCCTCCAACACGAGCAGAAGCACCTTCTGCTCGTAA
- the LOC116196679 gene encoding 50S ribosomal protein L27, chloroplastic: MATSASMTAALSLVGSLRGLSLSSSSSSSFLRGDLAVSAAPPPKLSISHPSKFPFTIESAHKKGAGSTKNGRDSRGQRLGVKIFGDQVAKPGAIIVRQRGTKFHPGKNVGLGKDHTIFSLIDGLVKFEKFGPDRKKISVYPREVQPENPNSYRARKREYFRLQRERKKAKKEGITLQPQLVLASADDAAADPQTTTNC; this comes from the exons ATGGCGACGTCGGCCTCGATGACCGCCGCCCTCAGCCTCGTCGGCTCTTTGAGGGGCCTCTCCCTGTCCTCGTCCTCGAGCTCCTCCTTCCTCAGGGGCGACCTCGCCGTCTCAGCCGCCCCACCTCCGAAGCTCTCCATCTCCCACCCCTCCAAGTTCCCCTTCACCATCGAGTCCGCCCACAAGAAGGGGGCCGGCAGCACCAAGAACGGCCGCGACTCCCGCGGTCAGAGGCTCGGCGTCAAGATCTTCGGCGACCAGGTCGCCAAGCCCGGGGCCATCATCGTCCGGCAACGCGGCACCAAG TTCCATCCTGGAAAGAACGTTGGGCTCGGGAAGGACCACACAATTTTCTCCCTGATCGATGGATTAGTCAAGTTCGAGAAGTTCGGGCCTGACAGGAAGAAG ATTAGTGTATACCCACGAGAAGTTCAGCCTGAAAACCCGAACAGCTACAGGGCACGGAAGAGGGAGTACTTCAGGCTACAGCGTGAACGCAAGAAGGCAAAGAAGGAAGGCATTACTCTGCAGCCCCAGCTAGTACTGGCTTCAGCTGACGATGCTGCTGCTGACCCTCAGACGACTACTAATTGCTGA
- the LOC116196678 gene encoding zinc finger protein 511, which translates to MDVESSAHEQLRFPYWNSVRRRFDPDSPFFAPGNIERELLAKQIALDISEEERHQLEDLVDEPNRGVFCPIVGCGAQLTSLMNFEDHYRTRHTASCSVCSRVYPTSRLLGIHVSEAHDSFFQAKVARGYAMYECLVEGCGMKFKTYKDRHQHLVDKHKFPTSFEFLKKAHTSKKRRQKIQRKQATHKQETAANAMEVEKEGVDELVSAISRLSTADSTPSSISFGRRHTRGLTFVPRSVQRERSSESKK; encoded by the exons ATGGACGTGGAGAGCTCGGCCCACGAGCAGCTGAGATTCCCCTACTGGAACTCCGTCCGCCGGAGGTTTGATCCCGACTCCCCCTTCTTCGCTCCCGGCAACATCGAGCGCGAACTCCTCGCCAAACAG ATTGCTTTGGATATATCTGAAGAGGAAAGGCATCAACTTGAGGATCTTGTGGATGAGCCCAACAG GGGTGTTTTCTGTCCTATCGTCGGATGCGGCGCACAATTGACTTCTTTGATGAACTTTGAGGACCACTACCGAACACGGCATACCGCGTCTTGCTCTGTGTGCTCTAGGGTTTATCCAACGTCACGTCTGCTGGGCATACATGTGTCTGAAGCGCATGACTCGTTCTTCCAAGCGAAAGTTGCACGGGGCTATGCCATG TATGAATGCTTGGTCGAAGGATGTGGTATGAAGTTCAAGACTTACAAAGACCGGCATCAGCATCTGGTGGATAAACACAAGTTCCCAACTTCATTCGAGTTTCTGAAAAAGGCCCATACTTCTAAGAAGCGGAGGCAGAAGATCCAACGTAAGCAGGCCACTCATAAGCAAGAGACTGCAGCAAATGCTATGGAAGTCGAAAAAGAGGGTGTCGATGAACTTGTCTCAGCGATTTCCAGATTAAGCACTGCAGACTCTACTCCTTCATCAATCAGCTTCGGCCGCCGCCACACTCGTGGATTGACATTTGTCCCAAGGTCTGTCCAGCGCGAGAGAAGTTCAGAGTCCAAGAAATAG
- the LOC116195337 gene encoding LOW QUALITY PROTEIN: uncharacterized protein LOC116195337 (The sequence of the model RefSeq protein was modified relative to this genomic sequence to represent the inferred CDS: substituted 1 base at 1 genomic stop codon): MSDWGPVFVAVVLFILLTPGLLVQIPGRNKLVEFGNFQTSGASILVHTIIYFALICIFLLAIGIHIKSLEGXKMADWAPVLIGVLLFVLLQPGLLFQLPGHNKPVQFGSLKTNGKSIAVHTLIFFALYSIFLLALHVHIYIG; the protein is encoded by the exons atGTCGGACTGGGGGCCGGTGTTCGTGGCGGTGGTGCTGTTCATCCTGCTGACGCCGGGCTTGCTGGTCCAGATCCCGGGCAGGAACAAGCTCGTCGAGTTCGGCAACTTCCAGACCAGCGGCGCCTCCATCCTCGTCCACACCATCATCTACTTCGCCCTCATCTGCATCTTCCTCCTCGCCATCGGCATCCACAT CAAGAGCTTGGAAGGTTAGAAGATGGCGGACTGGGCGCCGGTATTGATCGGGGTGCTGCTGTTCGTGCTGCTGCAGCCGGGGCTGCTGTTTCAGCTGCCCGGGCACAACAAGCCGGTGCAGTTCGGGAGCCTGAAGACCAACGGCAAGTCCATTGCGGTGCACACCCTCATCTTCTTCGCCCTCTACTCCATCTTCCTCCTCGCCCTCCACGTCCATATCTACATCGGCTGA
- the LOC116195336 gene encoding uncharacterized protein LOC116195336, with translation MNDWAAPLIASALFAFLCPGLVVQMPGKNRPIDFLSMQTNMAAVFVHAVLFGLLLILFFVVLNVHIYI, from the coding sequence ATGAATGATTGGGCTGCTCCGCTCATAGCTTCGGCTCTGTTCGCGTTCCTCTGCCCGGGGCTGGTCGTCCAGATGCCTGGGAAGAACCGGCCAATCGACTTCCTGAGCATGCAGACGAATATGGCTGCCGTGTTTGTGCATGCTGTCCTCTTTGGTCTGCTCCTTATTCTGTTCTTTGTTGTTCTCAACGTCCACATCTACATCTGA
- the LOC116195335 gene encoding uncharacterized protein LOC116195335 translates to MSADWGPVVVAVVLFILLSPGLLFQLPARTRVVEFGNMATSGIAILVHAILYFCILTILIIAIGIHIHVN, encoded by the coding sequence ATGAGCGCTGACTGGGGACCAGTGGTTGTGGCAGTGGTCCTATTCATACTGCTATCGCCGGGCCTCCTGTTCCAGTTGCCAGCGAGGACGAGGGTGGTGGAGTTTGGGAACATGGCCACCAGCGGGATTGCGATACTAGTCCATGCCATCTTGTACTTCTGCATCCTCACCATCTTGATCATCGCGATTGGCATTCACATCCACGTTAATTGA